Part of the Candoia aspera isolate rCanAsp1 chromosome 1, rCanAsp1.hap2, whole genome shotgun sequence genome, TACCAAGCCACACGGGATGGGTACAGCGGGTTAAGGGATAATTTAAGAATTTTGTTAGGAATTTGGAACAATCTACTTATTCGAAACACCGGAGTTTGATAGCTgggttttccttaaaaaaaaaaaaaggcgtcCCAGCTGCTTGGgctaaggaagaaaaacatgaCATGTTTCGCCTTGTACGGGGAGGGGGTCGCTAAGGAAAGAGGCATACAAGGTGGAAAATGAAGTGACACGATTTTCATGATTTCGTTGTCATCCACCTCCCACTGAAGTGATGTTGGAACGGCCCCACGGTTTGCGGGCTTTCTGCGTGTGCgaggaaagggagagagactGCGCGTGCGCGGTACTACGTGCGTGGCCAGCCAGAGCCGCTTTCAAGTGACCGGGAGAACCAGCGCTCACCCCGGTGCGCAGCGCAAAGCCAGGGCTGCTTCGGAAGGGACAGGCGAGAAGGGCGGGAGAGGGCGGGAGAGGGCGTGGCCAAAGGCATCTCTCTAGCTGTGCGAGTAGAAGCCGTAGTAGCCGATGTCCTTGGCACAGGTCTTGTCGCAGTCCCTGGGGGCCAAGGCGGGCTCGCTCTTGAGGGGCGACGAGCTCTCAGAGGCTGGGGTGCCCACCGGGGACAGCCGCCGGCGCTTGGCCTGCTCGTAAATCCCAGAGTCGGTGGAGTCGATGGACTTGATGGACGAGGGAGTCTCGATCCAGCTGGAGTCGGACAAGTCCTTAGGCGGCTTCGAGTCCTCGGGAGCCTGCCCGGTAGCGGGCGGTGGCGGCGGCGCCACCAAAGGGGAGCGCTCAGGGGGCGCCAGGCTGTCGGGCTCATCTCCGCCGCCGGCCCCGGCGGGCAAATAGGGGTTTCCTCCAGCGCGGGCACCACTGCTGTTAGGCCAGCACGACAAGGACTTGGCGCAATACTGGGGCGGGCTGCGTGCCCCCCAGCCTGAGGGGTCCGGGTAGTAGCCGAGCGGGCGAGCGGTGCAGCCGGCCGCCTGCAGCGGGAGAGCCTTGACGCCGGCGGCCGCGTAAGATAACAGCGTGGCGGCGTTTCCCGCCAAATCTCCAGCGGGGTCGTAGGCTGAGGCGGCCGCGAAGTCCAGCCTATTATTGGCGGGCGTGACGAACCAGCGCTGGGGCGAAGGCGCGGCGGGCTCTTCGGCTTGCTGCGGAGAGAGCAGCCCGTTAGGGTGAGGCACGCCTCGCTCCGGTACCGGCCCTCCGGGTCCCACGCCACCTCCGGCGCCCGCCcccgggtggtggtggtgatggaagcCGCGGGATTTGGCGTAGTTGCTGACGAACTGGTCCTGCAGGAAGGAGCCCGCCGCGGCGGCCGCCATCGCATAACGAGCCCCCGGCACGATCTGAGAGCGGGGAGAGTCATTGGGCGACGGGGTCAAGCGGTCCATGTCACAGCCCGTGTAGATCCTGGGAGGATAGGGAGCAGGGAAAGAGagcagaaaggaaggaatgtaGCTGGCCAGATAGGCAAGGACACCGTGCAACAGCGTGCCCTTCTTCCTACTTCCCTCCAGCCAAAACAGTCCACGCGGAAAAAGGGCGTGCGTTCCAACCACCGGGAAACACGAAGGATCGTGCGTCTTACGTCTGCCTAAGCTGATGATTCAGCCTGCGAGTGAAAGCCTATAAACCAGGTTTCCCCAATTTGCCGTGTTCTTTACGTGAGTTGGACCACAGTTCCCACCGCTGCCCAAAGCGCTCAGAGGCGGCGCAAAATTAGGGAAAGCTTCCCAAGGCCTTTTTTCACTAAGCTGCTGAATTATCCTGAAGAGTGCCTCTGGGCCCGTGCCAAGTAGCAGGACCTCCACAGCCAGAGCACCATCTCATCCTAACCTAAATAGCAAGATAGCCCATCCAACCATTACACTGGCGATAAATGGCGCGTCTTCACGATGATATACTGCCTTGGTGATGGCTGGATGAAGCTGTTAGTCCCTAGGCTTGAAATAGACAAATATAGGCGTCCCGGTGACAGGTCTTTTATGGAAGCTAGACTGTTAAAATTAACGCTCCCGTCTTACAATTCCTGCCTTCTTGGACCAGGGATACTGCTTTGCCTTTCTCGCCGCAGCAGCTGCAACTCATATAACCCCGGGCCGCTCAAGACCTAAGTGAGGCACCTGAGAATGGGTGGCCAGGTCTCTCCAAACTGCGCCAAAATCAGGGCGGGTCTTGGCGGATGGAGGTTATCTCCGACCGCTGTACAAACTTCCTCCGGTGCAGCCTGGTGGGAGAGGAGAATAGACAGGCCTGCGCCCACCTCACAGACCCGGGATAAAAAGCCCGCCAGAGGCCAATAGGGGCTGCCAAAAAGGGAGTTCGGGAACTTTGGCAGGAGAGTCGCTTAGTTAAGGGCATACTTAGAGTCTTGAGCCCTGGAGCTTCTGGGTCCAAGAAATCCACGCGCATGCCCGCGGAAATTGAAACTAGAGACCAAACCGAGGACAGCCTACAGAAGCACAAAAAGATACTAAAATTAGGAGAACGGGTGGAGGGGGGCAAGTATACCCTCTCCACACTTGATTTCTTCTCCGAGGCTCATCAGCCAGAGTTCAGTCCAGCCATTCACCCCAACTTGCTGCTCTTCAGATGAGTTGGACCCAGATTAAGGGAGTTGTAACCCAATGTGAAACAGGGAGCTTGgtccaaagattaaaaaaaataatgggagATAAATGAGGCTGGAGTCCTTAAAACAAGCATAGAACATTGAAGGCCGCTGAAACTGCCTTGCCTCATTCCACTGTTTAAAGTTGTAGAGCACCTCTCCGGGAGAGAATGGAAGAACTGTGGAAATGGTGGACCTCAGGAATTAAAAATCAGAAGCGACTGGTAAAATTATGGGACCACCCAACTTATATCAGGAGACCTCCTGGGTGCCGATCTTTACCAAATTCTCTTACTCCAAATGGCCACAGGTTTCGCATCATGAACTTACAGTGCCGCAAAGCTTCACAATTGTAGAGCTTGTTTCAGCAGCGCTAGCCTTAGCATAGCTTTCCCCTTTGTGACCATTTGGCAGCTAAATCCGGACGCGGGGGGTTTACTTTGCACAGGGTACGCTGTACTTCTGCCTATGGATCTGTTACACAGGATGACCTCACAGAACGAGGGACTCTCAGAACTTCCCATGGTACGACTACCTTTTCCCGACCCCTTAAATGAAATGGAGCCCACACACAACAAGAAGCCTCGAGCTTCGGACAAGGCCCCCCACCTGGAGATCCAGAAAGGAAGAGACTTGCTGCCTGGCTTCGAGCCCAGGATGCAACAGAGGCCCGATCTGCTTGTAAACTAACCCAGATAAGGAAACACTGGATGATGTCGGGTTCGCTAATGCACACTTAGGCTAAGTTTGTTTTAAAAACGTGTTTAAAAAGCCCTTTTAAGGGAAGGGCAAAATCGCTCCGTCTGAAATTCTCCCTGGACGGCCGGGTCCCGCTCCAGTCAATCCTGGTTAGCGCAAAGCTCCCTGCTTGTCCTCCCAGAATTGGCCTTTCAGAGGGACAAGTAGCCAGAGGCCCCGATGCACTCAGGAGGTGCTCCGGAGCCAGTTGGTAGGAACTGCAGGCGGGATAGTTCGGGTACATTTACCCCAAGGGGCTGCTTTCGGAGCGCCAGCAGCAGGGCAAGAGGGCCGGCGGGGCGGCGCTCAGTTGAAATCCTTGCTGTCTGTCGAGGGCACCCGAGGGGGCAAACAAACGATCGCACCCTTTTCCTCTGGATTAATCAATCCAGAAAAGCTACCTCGCCCTTGGCTTGCTCCTCGGAATCGCCTGGCTGAGGGAAAGGCATTCAGTCGAGGCACTAGCAGGAGAAAGTTTATAACCCAGTTAGGCGCAAGATGATTAATGAACTCCGCTCGGGGTTCGGCCTGACTTAGTTTGCTTGCGCTTTTCCTCCATTAAGGCGTCTCGATTTCTTtcgggtttttgtttttttccccgtATCGGTTCTGGCCGCCCTGACCTTATGCTTTGGTGAAGTATCTGGTTGGTCAATCACGCACTGGAGGTTGGGGAGACACCTTTTGGTAGCAGAGAATGCTCAACCTCCACTGCAACTTAATCCACCCTGGGAGAGTTGATCCTTTTGTGTCCCCTGATCTGCCCCGCAATCAGTCACACTGGATAGGCTTCAAGCAAAAAACTTTTATCTAAATGTGGGCCGCTACTGCTCCCATGAGATCAGGGaacagctggctggggattttGGGAGGTGTAGTCCAACTCACTTGTCGGGCGTCAGAACTCCGGGCTATCAACCTTTCAGCTGCCccactttcctttccttcaagTCGAGGCTTCAAAAGAAACCCCCTGCCCCCTCTTCCAGAAGGCCTACCTTCCCAAGGCCAGCCAGCTCACACTCTCTGTGCCTTTTTCTCCAGGCAGAGCCAGGGTGCCTGCCAGCCCCCATCCCTCGGTCTTGGCTGGGAATGCTAACCCCTACTGAACTCCAAGGGGATTGCTTCCGGGTCATCTGAGAGAGCGGGGATTGTGCGGCAAACTTCCGGAGTGGTGCTGGACATCAGCACCGCGTCACCTAGAAAGAGgccttccctttctctccttgCAGCTCAGCTTGGTGCCTGGCTCCTCTCCCAGCGCCAGGATGGTTTGCCTATTTACGCAGGGGTGGAAGACTGGTCCGTCTCTTGGGGTCGGTGAGTAAGGAAAAAAGGAATGAGAGCGCCTCCTTGAGCGCCTTTTTTGGTGGAAAGGTGGAATACAAAACAATACCAATACACTACTACTGCTACCACAATGACCCTGGTTCTATGCTCaggcgtgtgcgtgtgcgtgtgagGGGAATAGATGACTTCAGTTTCTTCTAAAGCTTAGCTTAAAATTGAACACGGGGCTTCAGGAAGTCAGCAACAGCTTTGCGACGTTTGTAACTGGAGGTAATCCAGGAGACGTCCAGTTGTAAAATACCGGCGTCCTAATTGGGCCCCGGGTGTTTTATAGGATCGAGGGACACCCGCTGGAGGTAGTGCGGTTCTTCGGGGCCGGGGAAGCGCTCTGGACAAGTCCAAACCGCGCCTGATTCCTAAttgcttgttttatttgtaaAGGGTTTCCAAGGGCCTGATTTTCGGAGGGAGCTTATGGAGTTCATGTTCAAGACTGGTAATGATCCCACTAGATAATGCGCTGCTTCTGGCGAGTCACTGGGAACCTCCCTGCTGCTTATGTTCAAAATATGCACTTCACTTTGAAACCGGGGAACCATTGCACGTTTCTCGTTCCAGCGAGAGTTCGCCTCCCGCCGAAACTTGAGCTGCAGTTTGAGGGCAGGCAATTTGGACAACAAAGCCCAAGCAAGAACCTCGGATGTCTTTTCCAAAGTGGCAGAGCTAACGGAACGATCTTAAGCAAGGCAGCCGCCGGCGCTAGCGGAATGGAACTGTAACGCTACTGAGAAGGACTGAGGTCTTCATCGCTGGGGTAGGCAGTGGGGCAACGGGGAAAAGCTTCGCTCTCTTCCTGCCTGGCTACGAAGACGCTCATCCTTCGGGTTTTACCGCATTCGGTTGTGCGTTAAACAAACACAGGTTTTACCCTACGGATGGTTTTTACGGAGAAAGACAAGATGCAAAACCGAGAGCCAAGTATCTCTCCTACCGGGAAGCGTTCAAGGACCACTTTGAGAGTTTCGTACGCGCCCGTCATTGCAGCCATTGCTCCTCTAGTTCACAAGCTAAGATTGCGCGCTTCCCTGTTCCTCCCAAAGCAACGGATTTATCCTAGGGGCTTATCCAGTAGTACACATAACCCACACTCGAAAGTCTGGGGGCCTTCTTTGGATAAGTCAAAGAACCCACCCAACCTCTGTTTAACAGGGCTGGACGTGCCATCGCCAACAGAAGGCTCAAGACGAGGGACTTACGTGTCGTAGTTGTCTCTGAAGCCTTTTGCGAAGGGGTTGTGATCGATCTTCAGCTGTGTGATctagagaggggaggggggaaagaattAAACAGTGGCCTCTCCTCTGCTGATTCTCTGTGTGAGGCAAGCAGATACCTAGcctatttcttttttaagggaACAGACTCCAGTCCTTTCGTTGTGATTTCTCCCATGAAGACAAAGGGGGTGTAGATAAATGAGGCCTGGATGGCTCATCCCCAGCACATACATCACACAACCTTCCCTACAAAGTTAATCATTTCAAAGGATCAACAGGGATTTTCGATCCAGAGCAGAGAAACTTCACCTTCCAGTTTGTTCTTTATTCGGCCTCAGGGCAGTTCCAACAACCTCCTGGAAGGACCACAAAATCAAATTTCGGCTTAGGTACCTCGTCTCTTCTTTAGAGCTAAGTCCCTCCTAATTAACTGGGAGTTTTGCCGAGGATAGATCTGCGAGGGGATCAGCATCTAGTCACATGCTCGAAGTGTCACTTACAAGACTCTTACTGGCCAGACGGATGAAATATTTAGCCCAGGGAACATTACAGAAATTAAATCTGGACCAAGAGATCTGGATGATTTGCAGTGAAGGGGAAGGATCCCTGATTCCCAGTTATTTGACAATGGCAGCAATATACTAGCATATACTTGCCATGGTTAATTTAATAGAATGCATTTTCTGTTTCCCCAGGACAGGCTAAACTACAAACGAGCTACAGGGCATTGATTCCCGCCATAATACGTTGAAATGTGGTCGGCTAGTTCGCAGTTCAGTAGGTGGAATGAACTCAGCCAAAGATTTCTTCCATCCCTTCGCTAATTATATGGTTCAAATGAAGCAAATCCTGGCTAACTCAGAGTAGTCTTTCTTACGTCTAGTAAAAACACATAAAAGATTTCCCAAACCTGTAGCTGGCTCTTCGGTTATTTAGAGTCTAACACAAAGAAAGTGGTAATCGAAGCCAGATTTGTAGATAGAATTTGTTAGGTTGGACtgctttccccccttttcctGGAAATTAATTTGACCGAGCCCCGAGATTGTCTTCTGCATAGGCATGCCTTGATTTTCTCAAGCATGCATAAGGCATTTTGCTGCCTGCCCTGGAGAAGCAAAGGGTGCCCTCCACAAATCAAGGCTCAGATGTCCTAGATCCAGCCAAGTTATTCTGGCACCCCTCTCGCCTTCTGCGATAGTCAAACGCTGCAGTCATGCATTAAACAAGGACCAATCTGCTGCCCTGGAGAGGCGCGCCAAATCTGCTTTTGAGACCGCGGCCTCCCGGTAGGGCCGGCTCTGCCTTGGGTCGCAAAAGCAAGCCATTCCAAACAGATCCGACCGGGCAAAGGAGCGGTACCTTTGCCTGTGGGGACGCGGGGCCAAAACCAGCCTATAGGGAGGTTCTTGCATCCAAAGCTGGTTCAGAGGCTCCCCTAAAGCGATCTGAAATATTACTCTTGACTTTCTTGAAGGATCTGAGACgttctttcccctctttttaaatTGCAGCTGGGGTTGGGCAGAATCGGGACTTGAAGGCAGGTTAGAATAATTTCGCAAACACCTTAAGCGAATTAATCCACCGCATCATTTTGTTGTCCGAAATCCCGATTTCCCACTCGGTGCCACTCGGGTAGTTTCGCCTCCACCCTCCCGGCCTCCGTGGCTGCACTTGCGCTCCCCCGCCCCATCCCGAAAAGGCCAGAATTGAGCAAGCGAGAAAAGCACTTTACATCGGTGTTCTGGTAGGCGGTGACGGCGATGAATTGCGTCTCCGGGAAAGTGAAGGTCTGCACCCGGCCCGGCTGGCTGGTGTCCTCGGTGCCGTCCTCGTTCACCTCCACCACGTGCAGGCGAGGCTGGTATTTGTGGAGGGACTGCAGGACCACCATCTGAAGACGGAGAAAAGGGTGAGGTGGGGGCTAGGAGAAGGTCTGGTACTTTTTACTTTGCACGGGGGGAGGAAATTTATATCCCAGACCCGCTCCCAGCTCTCCTGAGAAGCCGAACCGCCGCTCCAATCTTGCCTCCTCCAAACTGGCTGTTCCCAGTCCCTCCCCGATTTCGCGGTTCTAGGAGAGTCGCCGCCGAGCTTCGCCACCTGCTCCAGAAGCGCGGATCTGCGCCTCAGTTCCAGCTCCCCCCTCGCCCCCCCTCCAGTAAAAGCAAGTTGctagaaggggaaagaaaggagCCCGGACAGGCCACGCTGTTCCTCTGATCCGGCTCAGCGAggaatttccccccttttctttttgaattgCGGAGCGAAGTCTGAAAAAAGCCGCTAGGGCCGCCAGCTCCCAGACAGCCGCGGCCGTTTTATCAGCTTCCCACCGCCTCCATTCCGAATTCTTCGCCCAGAATCGCCTGCGCTGAGACGGTCTCCGGCTCACACGCCGGCGAAAGCGTATCTTCCTCGCTTAACCTCACCATTGAATTAGCCTCTTTCTTCCAGGTCTTGTACAAGAGGGGCTGGATTTGTACAACGGGCTCAGACCCAACTGAAATGAACGGAGCTGAGGATGCGGTGCCTACGCAGTCGCTTGGTCCTGCAGGGCCCAGTGCCTCTCTCTCGAGCCCCAACTGACCTGCCCATTGTTGTTGGACGCCCCTTTATTGTTGGTCAGTTTCAGTTTCCCGAATGAGATTTCCTGGCGCATCCAATGGGCTCCTGTGTTGGGCGAGTCGGGGTGCATGTAGACCCGATTTCCTGAAGGCGAGAACCCCGCGTTTgtcaaacaaacagacaaacaaacaatgttGGAAAGAAAGACATTCACACAGTGCatcttcccttctccttccctcccccccaaccCTTCATAGGCGATTCCCTACAATTCCCAGATCTCCCGGCTTTGAGAAGACGAAATtgctccttcattttttttactgGTAAGTTTTTAGGTATTTCAACTCGGGAAACTGAAGGAAAGAAGGCAGGAATCGgcggaagggaggggagaagaagcCCTTCAGTTTTAGCCTCCACCTCAGTTTTGTGCAGCCTTGCTGGCCCAAGACAGTCCACTAATTAAGACTTCTCACCTAAGCGAACCGAGCGCGGCTGCAAGTCCTTGCGCGCGCCCGCGTACCTTGTTATCGGGAGGGAAAAGAGGACGCGTGAAATGAGGGAGGACTTGCCTTGAACGTTGGTATCCGCTTTGCCGCAAGGCACCCATTTGCCGCCTTGAAACCGCCAGTGGTTTGGGTCGGCCAGGATGACGTCCACAAAAATATTGTAGTGAGCCGTGGGATCCAGACCCGAAATATTAAAACTTAAGAAAGGGAACATTCGCCTGTTTTAAGAAAAAAGGCggggaaaatgggggggggggagtgacgGGATTGAAAAGGAGGGAGATAATAATTTTATAAGTACATAGCTCTCCCCCTAAAATCTTCGAAAATCTTTTCTTGAGAGTATGATGCCGAGGAAAGTACCCGAAGGGTACACCGATTTAGGCATCTCGCTCCGCGCCTTTTTGTCTAGCGGATCGAGCCTGGGAGAAAACGGCCCTCCGCTTACTTATGGCCAAGTGAATCCGGTTATTTCCGAGGAAACCGGATTGGCGGGTTGGCACATCGGCTTGTAACCCTAAAGATCCTGGCGGGTTTCCACGGTAATTTGCCCGGAAGGAAGTCCCAGCGATTTCAATGCCTTTTGCCTTCAGATGACGGGCTGCCATATTTCAACGCGCAAAAACCAGCCGCGAAGTGGCGGACTTCCCCATCTCTCGGGGTCAGCAAAGGAAGCGAGGCGATGCCGTGATCGCCAGAAAGTGCGGCAGAAACGGCCCAAGCTGTGCCGAAGACCCTGGCGCCTGTTCCTAAGTGGGATTGCGATCGCAATCATTCTTCGTCGTGTTTATGACTCTTAAATAAGTCAGAGCGAGGAAGAAAAATATCGGAAATAAATAGGGAGAAAACTTGTAGGCCGAAAGATGTATttaaatatatgcatgtatgtatgtatgtatataaaatataaaactaagaACCGGATTATTCCAGTCCCAAAGACAAGATCGCCAGTGTTTTTCTATCTTAAAAAGCTGAagcaaaatgaaaggaaataaggaaaggaaaggaaacaggaagtagggaaaagggaaaaaaaggatcagAAGTGGTCTAAAgccgaaggagaaggagaaggagaaggatgatgatgatgatgatgataataacaatagatgatgatgatgatgatgatgatgatgatgatgatgatgatgatgatagtgataGTACAAGCGGGGAGGGGggcaagaagagagaaaaaaatgacaaaagaaaaatactttgAGCAGAGCCCAAAGGTCTCGGCAGGAGATCTGGCTGTTCCACGGCCAGGCACCCGGGCTTGGGCTCGGGGGGCGCTTCTGCTCGCCCGTTCCCGTCCCTCAGCCTCCCTCGTCCTCCTCCGCTTTCTCCTCGGCGGCGTTGCGCCTGGCTGGCATCCttcggccgccgccgccgccgccgccgccgccgccgcttacCTGCCTTGCTTGGTAATGATCATCTCGGTCTGGTGCCGGTGGAACTTCAGCCAGAGCGGCCTGTTGCATAGGTAGACCTGCGCCTTGCCGGGGACGAGGCCGGCCTGGGCGGAGGGGAACTGATAGAAGGGCGAGCCCTGGTAGGAGTGGCCGTACTGCTGCGGGTAAGGGTAGCCGGCAGCCGCGTAGCCTTGAGGCGCCGCGGAGTTGGAGAGCAAGCTGTTGTAGGCTCCGTTGGCGATGACCGGATGGTGCGCCATGTAGCGGCTGGGGCTGGCGAGCGAGAAGGCGGCCGCGTGGTTGTGCTGACCCGGGTAGGGGAAcatggtggcggcggcggcggcggcggcggcggcggcggtcgGGGGACCCGAGGCAGCGGCCGGGGGCTGGCCGGAGGAAGCTGTCGCAGTTGCGGGCGTGGAGAGCAGGTAGCGATCCGCCGCGGCCGCGgtcgccgctgctgctgctgctgctgctgccgctgccgcagCCGCCGCCGCTCCATCGAAGGTTGGACGGAGCTGCTCCTGGCCGCCGCCGCCGTCCAAGACGACAGGCGAGAGTTTGgcgcgctgctgctgctgctgaggcggcggcggcggcggctgggcgTCCCCTGGCGGGTCTTTGGAGTCAGGGAAATTGTCTGCCTCGGCCTGATTCGTCATCCCCCCCCTGGCGAGTTTTTTCAGAGGTGAACTTCTCTCCAGGTTGTCAGCGCTCGCCGAaaggagggcggcggcggcggcggcggcggcggcggcggcggcagccggATGATGATGGGGGTGCGAGTGGTGGTGCTCGTGCAAGACAAGCTCGGATCCGCCCGCGGCAGGCGGGtaatcgccgccgccgccgccgccggcgctCACATGGAGAAATTTCTTGGAGAGCATCATCGACGGAGGCGACAGACAATGCTCCAGCTGCATGGCTCCAGACCTGGCCCGCTCTTTGGCCAAAGCCTGCCCGGGGATGGCGTAGCGGTAGCACAGGGTCGCTTGGGGGAGGGGGACGGAAATAGCCTACGGCCCCTGGCTCATCATCCCGGGACCCTCGGTGGCGAGGGACCCAAAGCAGCTTCTCCCACCACCCAAGGCTGGTTCCGAACTGAAGCCAcgattccctccccccccccccaaccaccGCTCCCTGGGAGAAGAGATTGGCCAATTGACACCGTGCAGCAATCAGCCAAGCCGCACTTTTGATCTCCCTGGTTGCCGAACGCATGAAACGACTCCTGCCATTGGTTAACCGCTGACAGTAATTTAATTAGATAGACGTTAATTAGGATAATCACCTGGCTCCCGGTCGCGCGACGATCGAGGCAAATGGAttgagaatgaatatatatatatatatatatatgatatatatatatatcttttactgttatttatttttttgtgtggGGGGAAATAAAGAGAGACCCTACACAGCCGTTCTCTATCCTCTGTGGGTGCAGTGCAggaagtcagagagagagagagagagagagagagagagagaatgaatttggGCACTAGGATCCCGCCCCGCTCCTTTCGCGCAGGCCTCTTCAATGGCCACGCGACTCGGGGGTTTCAGCAACTCCGAAGCGGAGCAACCCTCTCCGGACTTCCTAGCCGCGAGCGGGCCAGCCTCCTCGGAGGCAGCTCTAACGCCCCCGCGGGGTTCAGAGGCGATTCGTCAGGGGTAGGGAAGAGGCCCCACCTCTTTCTGAAGGTGAAGCGCTTGGACGGGCCGCGTTATCCCCGAGTTACCCCAG contains:
- the TBR1 gene encoding T-box brain protein 1 codes for the protein MQLEHCLSPPSMMLSKKFLHVSAGGGGGGDYPPAAGGSELVLHEHPLLSASADNLERSSPLKKLARGGMTNQAEADNFPDSKDPPGDAQPPPPPPQQQQQRAKLSPVVLDGGGGQEQLRPTFDGAAAAAAAAAAAAAAAATAAAADRYLLSTPATATASSGQPPAAASGPPTAAAAAAAAAATMFPYPGQHNHAAAFSLASPSRYMAHHPVIANGAYNSLLSNSAAPQGYAAAGYPYPQQYGHSYQGSPFYQFPSAQAGLVPGKAQVYLCNRPLWLKFHRHQTEMIITKQGRRMFPFLSFNISGLDPTAHYNIFVDVILADPNHWRFQGGKWVPCGKADTNVQGNRVYMHPDSPNTGAHWMRQEISFGKLKLTNNKGASNNNGQMVVLQSLHKYQPRLHVVEVNEDGTEDTSQPGRVQTFTFPETQFIAVTAYQNTDITQLKIDHNPFAKGFRDNYDTIYTGCDMDRLTPSPNDSPRSQIVPGARYAMAAAAAGSFLQDQFVSNYAKSRGFHHHHHPGAGAGGGVGPGGPVPERGVPHPNGLLSPQQAEEPAAPSPQRWFVTPANNRLDFAAASAYDPAGDLAGNAATLLSYAAAGVKALPLQAAGCTARPLGYYPDPSGWGARSPPQYCAKSLSCWPNSSGARAGGNPYLPAGAGGGDEPDSLAPPERSPLVAPPPPPATGQAPEDSKPPKDLSDSSWIETPSSIKSIDSTDSGIYEQAKRRRLSPVGTPASESSSPLKSEPALAPRDCDKTCAKDIGYYGFYSHS